From a single Hymenobacter sp. YIM 151500-1 genomic region:
- the cysD gene encoding sulfate adenylyltransferase subunit CysD, whose protein sequence is MTQFDYLDRLEAEAIHILREVAGQFERPALLFSGGKDSIVLTRLAEKAFRPGRFPFPLVHVDTGHNFPEVLAYRDELAARLGEWLIVRRVEDTIRRQRLREPGGKYPSRNPLQTYTLLETIEEFEFDACIGGARRDEEKARAKERIFSVRDEFGQWDPKRQRPELWNIYNGRIQKGENVRVFPISNWTELDVWRYIQRENIALPDIYFGHERRCVVLPSGQLLGLTEHLRLDEDDEIVTRQVRFRTVGDSTCTAAVESSAATVEDIIQDLLLAKVSERGATRLDDTISEAGMEDRKRNGYF, encoded by the coding sequence ATGACTCAATTTGATTATCTCGACCGGCTTGAAGCCGAAGCCATTCACATTCTGCGCGAAGTAGCCGGGCAGTTTGAGCGGCCTGCCCTGCTGTTTTCGGGCGGCAAAGACTCTATTGTGCTCACCCGCCTGGCCGAAAAGGCCTTCCGGCCCGGCCGCTTTCCGTTTCCGCTGGTGCACGTGGATACCGGCCACAACTTCCCCGAGGTGCTGGCTTACCGCGACGAGCTGGCCGCCCGCCTGGGCGAGTGGCTGATTGTGCGCCGCGTCGAGGACACCATCCGGCGCCAGCGCCTGCGCGAGCCGGGCGGCAAGTACCCCAGTCGCAACCCCTTGCAGACCTACACCCTGCTCGAAACCATCGAGGAGTTTGAGTTTGACGCCTGCATCGGCGGGGCCCGCCGCGACGAGGAAAAGGCCCGCGCCAAGGAGCGCATCTTCTCCGTGCGCGACGAGTTTGGGCAGTGGGACCCCAAGCGCCAGCGCCCCGAGCTGTGGAACATCTACAACGGCCGCATTCAGAAGGGCGAAAACGTGCGCGTATTCCCCATCTCGAACTGGACCGAGCTGGACGTGTGGCGCTACATCCAGCGCGAAAACATTGCCTTGCCTGACATCTACTTCGGCCACGAGCGGCGCTGCGTGGTGCTGCCCTCGGGCCAGCTGCTGGGCCTCACCGAGCACCTGCGCCTCGACGAGGACGACGAAATTGTGACCCGGCAGGTGCGCTTCCGCACCGTGGGCGACTCTACCTGCACGGCCGCCGTGGAAAGCTCGGCCGCCACCGTCGAAGACATCATCCAGGACCTGCTGCTGGCCAAGGTAAGTGAGCGGGGCGCCACCCGCCTCGACGACACCATCTCCGAAGCCGGCATGGAAGACCGGAAGCGCAACGGGTATTTCTGA
- a CDS encoding sulfate adenylyltransferase subunit 1, with the protein MDLLRFITCGSVDDGKSTLIGRLLYDSESVSLDVLAALEKRQASGGTVDLALLTDGLRAEREQGITIDVAYKYFTTPRRKFIITDAPGHVQYTRNMVTGASNADLAIVLVDARQGVVEQTRRHTLIAALLGIRHFVLAVNKMDLVGYDEAVFARIATDYAALTTHFHLPAATAIPLSALLGDNVVKKSAQLPWYTGPSLLEHLERVPGASETAAASRFQVQYVIRPQTAELPDYRGYAGQVLSGQYRRGQRVRVLPSGLESEIEALEVNQQEVETAVAPQAVVIRLRDDVDVSRGDSLVPVSSEEEPTLTRELEATLCWMSEQPLWPGRKLLLQHHAALVKAAVPAILYKVNVQTFNRAAADSAQLNDIVRVRLKTAQPLAVDLYQHNRATGSFILVDELSGDTVAAGLVEAANSEYFTTPVQPPVVFSI; encoded by the coding sequence ATGGACTTACTTCGATTTATCACTTGCGGCAGCGTGGACGACGGCAAAAGCACGCTGATTGGGCGGCTGCTGTACGATTCTGAGTCGGTGTCGCTGGACGTGCTGGCGGCCCTGGAGAAGCGGCAGGCGTCGGGCGGCACCGTGGATCTGGCCTTGCTGACCGATGGGCTGCGGGCCGAGCGGGAGCAGGGCATTACTATCGACGTGGCTTACAAGTACTTCACCACGCCGCGCCGCAAGTTCATCATCACCGACGCGCCCGGCCACGTGCAGTACACCCGCAACATGGTGACGGGCGCCAGCAACGCCGACCTGGCCATTGTGCTGGTGGATGCCCGCCAGGGCGTAGTTGAGCAAACTCGCCGCCATACCCTGATTGCCGCTCTGCTGGGCATTCGGCACTTCGTGCTGGCCGTGAACAAGATGGACCTGGTAGGCTACGACGAGGCCGTTTTCGCCCGCATTGCCACCGACTACGCCGCCCTCACCACCCACTTCCACCTGCCCGCCGCCACGGCCATTCCGCTCAGCGCCTTGCTCGGCGACAACGTGGTGAAGAAGTCGGCCCAGCTGCCCTGGTACACCGGCCCCAGCCTGCTGGAGCACCTGGAACGCGTGCCCGGCGCCTCCGAAACGGCCGCCGCTTCCCGCTTTCAGGTGCAGTACGTCATCCGGCCCCAGACTGCCGAGCTGCCCGACTACCGCGGCTACGCCGGCCAGGTGCTGAGCGGGCAGTACCGCCGCGGCCAGCGCGTGCGGGTGCTGCCCTCGGGCCTGGAGTCGGAGATTGAAGCCTTGGAAGTAAACCAGCAGGAAGTAGAAACGGCCGTGGCCCCGCAGGCCGTGGTCATCCGGCTGCGCGACGATGTGGACGTGAGCCGCGGCGACTCGCTGGTGCCCGTCAGCAGCGAGGAGGAGCCGACCCTCACGCGGGAGCTGGAAGCTACGCTGTGCTGGATGAGTGAGCAGCCCCTGTGGCCCGGCCGGAAGCTGCTGCTCCAGCACCACGCCGCCCTGGTGAAGGCCGCCGTGCCGGCCATTCTCTACAAGGTGAACGTGCAGACCTTCAACCGCGCCGCCGCCGACTCGGCCCAGCTCAACGACATTGTGCGGGTGCGCCTGAAAACCGCCCAGCCCCTGGCCGTGGACCTCTACCAGCACAACCGCGCCACCGGCTCCTTTATCCTGGTAGACGAGCTGAGCGGCGACACCGTAGCCGCCGGCCTCGTCGAAGCCGCTAACTC